One Brachybacterium aquaticum genomic region harbors:
- a CDS encoding universal stress protein, which yields MPTVLLAYVPSATSEAAFEFAVEEAARRDASLLVLASERAPDPRKARGVTDLRPLQERLEETGLAFELRTVPKRDDPADDILDAIEHHEDTVLAVLGIRKRTPIGKILLGSTSQRVAIESPVPVVLVKPRDFVAPTRF from the coding sequence ATGCCCACCGTCCTGCTGGCCTACGTCCCCAGCGCCACCAGCGAGGCCGCCTTCGAGTTCGCCGTCGAGGAGGCCGCGCGCCGCGACGCGAGCCTGCTCGTCCTGGCCTCGGAGCGCGCCCCCGACCCCCGCAAGGCGCGCGGGGTCACCGATCTGCGCCCGCTCCAGGAGCGCCTGGAGGAGACGGGGCTCGCCTTCGAGCTGCGCACCGTCCCCAAGCGCGACGACCCGGCCGACGACATCCTCGACGCCATCGAGCACCACGAGGACACCGTCCTGGCCGTGCTCGGCATCCGCAAGCGCACCCCGATCGGGAAGATCCTGCTGGGCTCCACCTCCCAGCGCGTCGCGATCGAGTCGCCGGTGCCGGTGGTGCTGGTCAAGCCCCGCGACTTCGTGGCGCCGACGCGCTTCTGA
- the mbhE gene encoding hydrogen gas-evolving membrane-bound hydrogenase subunit E, translating to MSLVLAVASAWILVPLAPVLVRLFGRYAGWPLALGMLFPLGILAGLRLDAGDVSQTVPWIPVLDVALRLRMDGLAFLFVLLILVIGAVVLIYSSSYLRAPRSPGFYLLMTAFAAAMLTLVLADDLLLLYVAWELTTLCSYLLILRSGPHAGPAATRTLLVTVAGGLCLLGAVCLIIVRTGTVQLSAALADPAWSSDAGFATAVAALVAVAAMTKSAQFPFHSWLPDAMVAPAPVSAYLHAAAMVKAGIYLLMLFSPAASHAVIWPALLVSIGLLTAALGAVLAVTRRDLKSLLAYSTVSQLGLLVAAIGVGTEVAMLAASIHVIAHALFKSSLFMGVGLIEKRTGTRDLHELSGLWRVMRWEAVMLVLAAASMAGIVPLVGFVSKELIFESLLHSPWGSGWLLALLAAAATVFTVAYSARLVLPTLPGPAMDGVKPWRYAAAMSVAVSATALTGLVLGPTVGILDPIAIPAAAVAAGVAPTEVGHLALWHGVNIPLVLSILAIAAGLAIAVLMGRRDRARSASGAQAPAEWVAPVTGVGVVQGIHDRIISFGHRVGDLTRFDSTAGQLAIPFVLIGAAALTTPLLWQGVGEYSSSTFLDGILLVLVVAGVVAIVRSRTRLGGVIASGIVGFTVVLTFFTLGASDVALTQLLVEVLTVVVMVLVLRRMSWRFPKEDARRRLAAVVAAVFTGAAATAATLVFTGHRGLSDVGEYMMGSAEELTGGTNIVNVILVDFRALDTLGELVVLAIGSVAVAALLDARPLVERKRPAPASPALANPFGNADYLRLLGRVLVPVMIVASLFMLLRGHTAPGGGFIAALLGAGAVVLSYLSAPTDDVPRVQRPYLAIAGLGMVVAAGTGLIGLFDGSFLRALHVDILGYHFTTALVFDLGVYFAVLGVILAAINRLGVSTPDDGTGRRPRPEDDPPPTGSTAPEDSVTAAETVQEASIATDGGGTR from the coding sequence ATGAGCCTCGTGCTGGCCGTCGCCTCCGCCTGGATCCTGGTGCCGCTTGCTCCGGTCCTCGTGCGACTCTTCGGCCGCTACGCCGGGTGGCCGCTCGCCCTGGGCATGCTGTTCCCGCTGGGCATCCTGGCGGGACTGCGCCTCGATGCCGGCGACGTGAGCCAGACGGTCCCGTGGATCCCGGTTCTGGACGTGGCGCTGAGGCTGAGGATGGATGGACTCGCCTTCCTGTTCGTCCTGCTGATCCTCGTCATCGGCGCGGTCGTGCTGATCTACTCGAGCTCGTACCTCAGAGCGCCCCGCTCGCCGGGCTTCTACCTGCTGATGACGGCCTTCGCCGCCGCCATGCTCACCCTGGTGCTCGCTGACGACCTCCTGCTGCTCTACGTGGCCTGGGAGCTCACCACGCTGTGCTCCTACCTGCTGATCCTGCGCTCCGGTCCGCATGCGGGCCCGGCGGCCACCCGTACATTGCTGGTCACCGTCGCGGGCGGACTGTGCCTGCTCGGCGCCGTGTGCCTAATCATCGTGCGCACCGGGACGGTGCAGCTCAGCGCCGCGCTCGCCGACCCCGCCTGGTCCTCGGACGCCGGCTTCGCCACGGCCGTCGCCGCGCTGGTCGCGGTGGCGGCGATGACCAAGTCGGCGCAGTTCCCGTTCCACAGCTGGCTGCCTGACGCGATGGTCGCCCCGGCCCCGGTCAGCGCCTATCTCCACGCCGCAGCGATGGTGAAGGCCGGCATCTACCTGCTGATGCTGTTCTCGCCCGCCGCCTCGCATGCGGTGATATGGCCCGCGCTGCTGGTCTCGATCGGCCTGCTGACCGCCGCACTGGGCGCCGTGCTGGCCGTGACCCGGCGTGACCTGAAGTCCCTGCTCGCCTACTCGACCGTGAGCCAGCTGGGGCTGCTGGTCGCGGCGATCGGCGTAGGCACCGAGGTGGCGATGCTCGCGGCCTCGATCCATGTCATCGCACATGCGCTGTTCAAGTCCTCCCTGTTCATGGGCGTGGGCCTGATCGAGAAGCGCACCGGCACCCGCGACCTCCACGAGCTGAGCGGGCTGTGGCGCGTGATGCGCTGGGAGGCGGTCATGCTGGTGCTGGCCGCCGCGAGCATGGCCGGGATCGTCCCCCTGGTCGGGTTCGTGAGCAAGGAACTGATCTTCGAGTCGCTGCTGCATTCGCCGTGGGGGAGCGGATGGCTGCTGGCGCTGCTCGCCGCCGCCGCGACGGTGTTCACCGTCGCGTACAGCGCTCGCCTCGTCCTGCCCACCCTGCCCGGCCCGGCGATGGACGGGGTCAAGCCCTGGCGCTATGCCGCCGCGATGTCCGTGGCCGTCAGCGCCACCGCCCTCACCGGCCTGGTGCTCGGTCCGACCGTGGGGATCCTCGACCCCATCGCCATTCCCGCAGCGGCTGTCGCGGCGGGCGTCGCGCCGACGGAGGTCGGTCACCTGGCCCTGTGGCACGGCGTGAACATCCCGCTCGTGCTCTCGATCCTCGCGATCGCCGCCGGTCTGGCGATCGCCGTGCTGATGGGCCGTCGCGACAGAGCCCGCTCAGCGTCCGGAGCCCAGGCGCCGGCCGAGTGGGTCGCCCCGGTGACCGGCGTCGGCGTGGTCCAGGGGATCCACGACAGGATCATCTCGTTCGGCCACCGGGTCGGAGACCTGACCCGGTTCGACTCCACCGCGGGACAGCTCGCGATCCCCTTCGTGCTCATCGGCGCCGCCGCCCTGACCACGCCGCTGCTGTGGCAGGGCGTGGGAGAGTACAGCTCCTCGACCTTCCTCGACGGGATCCTGCTGGTGCTCGTCGTGGCGGGCGTGGTCGCCATCGTCCGCTCCCGCACCCGGCTGGGCGGTGTGATCGCCAGCGGCATCGTCGGGTTCACCGTAGTGCTCACGTTCTTCACTCTCGGCGCCTCCGACGTCGCGCTGACCCAGCTGCTGGTCGAGGTGCTCACCGTCGTGGTGATGGTGCTGGTGCTGCGCCGGATGTCCTGGAGGTTCCCGAAGGAGGACGCCCGACGGCGCCTCGCTGCGGTGGTCGCGGCGGTGTTCACCGGGGCCGCTGCGACGGCGGCGACCCTCGTGTTCACCGGCCACCGGGGGCTGTCGGACGTCGGCGAGTACATGATGGGCAGTGCCGAGGAGCTCACCGGCGGCACGAACATCGTCAACGTGATCCTGGTCGACTTCCGTGCCCTGGACACGCTCGGCGAGCTGGTGGTGCTCGCGATCGGCTCGGTGGCCGTCGCGGCCCTGCTGGACGCCCGCCCGCTCGTCGAGCGGAAGCGGCCGGCGCCCGCCTCGCCCGCACTCGCCAACCCGTTCGGCAATGCCGACTATCTGCGGCTGCTCGGTCGCGTGCTGGTGCCGGTGATGATCGTCGCCTCCCTGTTCATGCTGCTGCGGGGGCACACCGCCCCCGGCGGCGGCTTCATCGCGGCGCTGCTCGGCGCCGGCGCGGTGGTGCTCTCCTACCTGTCCGCGCCGACCGATGACGTCCCGCGCGTCCAGCGCCCCTACCTGGCGATCGCGGGGCTGGGCATGGTCGTCGCCGCGGGCACGGGCCTGATCGGTCTGTTCGACGGCTCGTTCCTGCGTGCTCTGCACGTCGACATCCTCGGTTACCACTTCACCACGGCGCTGGTCTTCGACCTCGGCGTGTACTTCGCGGTGCTCGGGGTCATCCTCGCCGCGATCAACCGCCTGGGCGTCTCCACCCCGGACGACGGCACGGGGCGCAGGCCGCGGCCGGAGGACGATCCTCCGCCGACGGGGAGCACGGCGCCGGAGGACAGCGTCACCGCCGCAGAGACCGTTCAGGAAGCATCGATCGCGACAGATGGAGGTGGAACGCGATGA
- a CDS encoding sodium:proton antiporter gives MILALVIGVLFGGSVYLMLQRDRLRVILGFVLLGHACNLLLFSAGGTLRRDEPLGADLDPSVTADPLPQAFVLTAIVIAFAITIYLLVLAVTGPKDEDPPEEGTDESAAPVGTLEDRYGEFGAPVGDTDPYSADERQGSDR, from the coding sequence ATGATCCTCGCCCTCGTGATCGGTGTGCTGTTCGGCGGCTCCGTCTACCTCATGCTCCAGCGCGACCGACTGCGCGTGATCCTCGGCTTCGTGCTGCTCGGTCATGCCTGCAACCTGCTGCTCTTCAGCGCCGGCGGCACCCTCCGCCGTGACGAGCCGCTCGGAGCGGATCTCGACCCCTCCGTGACCGCCGACCCCCTGCCTCAGGCGTTCGTGCTGACGGCGATCGTGATCGCCTTCGCGATCACCATCTACCTGCTGGTCCTCGCGGTGACCGGGCCGAAGGACGAGGACCCCCCGGAGGAGGGGACCGACGAGAGCGCCGCTCCCGTCGGCACCCTCGAGGATCGCTACGGCGAGTTCGGCGCCCCGGTAGGGGACACCGACCCCTATTCCGCGGACGAGCGTCAGGGGTCTGACCGATGA
- a CDS encoding monovalent cation/H+ antiporter subunit D family protein produces the protein MTLDAALPLLVAIPILAAGITAFARARRPWTVVVLLLVQTAQLVAATLLVIETADGSVHAHQVGGWIPGIAIPFAVDAFSALMLTVAGGLILVCTLFALQVDAGRHRFYAPLVMVLQAGVVGTLLTADVFNMFVFIEVMLLPTYGLLVLAARGRGTRASVVGSRLYVTFNLFVSTLFLAGVAMIYGTAGTVNLGELAGAASEDPLVAAAAGVSLFALSMKAAVVPVHGWLARAYPSTSPAITALISGLHTKVAIYAIYRLYAVIFEGDERFLWIGILLFSATMLIGVLGAVGEDRMRSILAFHMVSQIGYILLGVALFTPFGLTAGIAYLLHHMIVKASLFLSTGAIEERFGTDKLSELKGRIGKEPVLAVAFGAAAMSLAGLPPFSGFIAKFSLITSTFEAGQIAAAVVALLVSLITLQSMLKIFNGVFSPTIKGHPAPAEPSATAVLPGATPLALAAPALALAAVTLTLGLGAQGLLSLSEVAAAGLYDTSAYVEAVLP, from the coding sequence ATGACGCTCGATGCCGCGCTCCCCCTGCTGGTCGCGATCCCCATCCTCGCCGCCGGCATCACCGCCTTCGCACGCGCACGGCGGCCCTGGACCGTCGTCGTGCTGCTGCTGGTGCAGACCGCGCAGCTGGTCGCGGCGACCCTGCTCGTGATCGAGACCGCCGACGGCAGCGTGCATGCGCACCAGGTGGGCGGATGGATCCCCGGGATCGCGATCCCGTTCGCGGTCGACGCCTTCTCCGCCTTGATGCTCACTGTCGCCGGCGGACTCATCCTCGTGTGCACGCTGTTCGCGCTGCAGGTCGATGCAGGCCGTCACCGCTTCTACGCGCCGCTCGTGATGGTGCTCCAGGCGGGCGTCGTCGGCACCCTGCTGACCGCAGATGTGTTCAACATGTTCGTGTTCATCGAGGTCATGCTGTTGCCGACCTACGGTCTGCTGGTCCTGGCCGCACGCGGGCGCGGGACGCGCGCCTCGGTGGTCGGTTCGCGCCTGTACGTCACGTTCAACCTGTTCGTCTCGACCCTGTTCCTGGCCGGTGTCGCGATGATCTACGGCACGGCCGGCACCGTGAACCTCGGAGAGCTCGCGGGAGCGGCGAGCGAGGATCCGCTGGTGGCCGCCGCCGCCGGGGTGAGTCTCTTCGCCCTGTCGATGAAGGCCGCGGTGGTGCCTGTGCACGGCTGGCTGGCACGGGCCTACCCCTCGACGTCCCCAGCCATCACAGCGCTGATCTCCGGCCTGCACACCAAGGTCGCGATCTACGCCATCTACCGGCTCTACGCGGTGATCTTCGAGGGGGACGAGCGTTTCCTGTGGATCGGGATCCTGCTGTTCAGCGCCACCATGCTGATCGGTGTGCTGGGAGCCGTGGGCGAGGATCGGATGCGGTCGATCCTGGCATTCCACATGGTCAGCCAGATCGGCTACATCCTGCTGGGCGTCGCCCTGTTCACCCCGTTCGGCCTCACGGCCGGCATCGCCTACCTGCTGCACCACATGATCGTGAAGGCCTCCCTGTTCCTGTCCACCGGCGCGATCGAGGAGCGGTTCGGCACCGACAAGCTCTCGGAGCTCAAGGGCCGGATCGGCAAGGAGCCGGTGCTCGCGGTCGCCTTCGGCGCCGCCGCGATGTCCCTCGCGGGCCTGCCGCCCTTCTCCGGCTTCATCGCGAAGTTCTCCCTCATCACCTCCACCTTCGAGGCGGGACAGATCGCTGCTGCGGTGGTGGCCCTGCTCGTCTCGCTGATCACTCTGCAGTCGATGCTGAAGATCTTCAACGGCGTCTTCTCGCCGACGATCAAGGGCCACCCCGCGCCCGCGGAGCCGTCGGCGACGGCGGTCCTGCCGGGTGCGACGCCTCTGGCCCTTGCCGCTCCCGCCCTCGCCCTCGCCGCCGTCACCCTGACCCTCGGCCTCGGCGCCCAGGGCCTGCTGTCCCTGTCGGAGGTCGCCGCGGCGGGTCTGTACGACACCTCTGCGTACGTCGAGGCGGTGCTGCCGTGA
- a CDS encoding Na+/H+ antiporter subunit E: MNASLLTLPFRLIGFTLWFAKEIVVSSLAVVRDSLTPGHASTPRVVRMELGEVGDLHVVMISILITLTPGTLTLGQLGGGTGFREILVHSMYHEDDESALADLHDMDQRMTRSITIGGRS; the protein is encoded by the coding sequence GTGAACGCATCCCTGCTCACCCTGCCGTTCCGCCTGATCGGCTTCACGCTGTGGTTCGCGAAGGAGATCGTGGTGTCCTCGCTCGCCGTGGTGCGCGATTCGCTCACCCCCGGGCACGCCTCCACTCCTCGGGTGGTCCGGATGGAGCTGGGCGAGGTCGGCGATCTGCACGTGGTGATGATCAGCATCCTCATCACGCTCACCCCGGGCACGCTGACGCTCGGGCAGCTCGGCGGAGGGACCGGGTTCCGCGAGATCCTGGTCCACTCGATGTACCACGAGGACGACGAGAGCGCCCTGGCGGATCTGCACGACATGGATCAGCGGATGACCCGCTCGATCACGATCGGAGGTCGCTCATGA
- a CDS encoding monovalent cation/H+ antiporter complex subunit F: MTPLDIAIVCIAAVLLASVYRIVAGPTAADRAVAADLLTFSVVGILVLIGARWERLGTFDLVLIATLVSFLAAVSLARGLMGGRR; the protein is encoded by the coding sequence ATGACTCCTCTCGACATCGCCATCGTGTGCATCGCCGCCGTGCTGCTGGCCTCCGTGTACCGGATCGTCGCGGGGCCGACCGCCGCCGACCGCGCCGTCGCCGCGGATCTGCTCACCTTCAGCGTGGTGGGGATCTTGGTGCTCATCGGAGCGCGGTGGGAGCGCCTCGGCACGTTCGATCTCGTCCTGATCGCCACGCTGGTCTCGTTCCTCGCGGCCGTCTCCCTGGCGCGGGGACTGATGGGAGGTCGACGATGA
- a CDS encoding cation:proton antiporter, protein MSVLTVIAYVLILAGAVVFAGAGAGLLKFRDAYMRASAVGTAAGLGIALVTIGAVLTMPTTANLVKAAVAVVLQLATAAVGSTIIARAAVNSGHAFAPGTSLIDLDEADAKLAGMPLTEESGPRPSGETSEGPPL, encoded by the coding sequence ATGAGTGTGCTGACCGTCATCGCGTATGTCCTGATCCTCGCCGGCGCGGTCGTCTTCGCCGGAGCCGGGGCGGGGCTGCTGAAGTTCCGTGACGCCTATATGCGTGCCTCTGCCGTCGGCACGGCTGCCGGCCTGGGCATCGCCCTGGTCACGATCGGGGCCGTGCTCACCATGCCCACCACCGCCAACCTGGTGAAAGCGGCCGTGGCCGTCGTGCTGCAGCTGGCCACCGCGGCGGTGGGCTCGACGATCATCGCGAGGGCGGCGGTGAACTCCGGTCACGCCTTCGCCCCCGGCACCAGCCTGATCGATCTGGACGAGGCCGATGCCAAGCTCGCCGGGATGCCGCTGACCGAGGAGAGCGGTCCGAGACCGAGCGGCGAGACGTCCGAGGGCCCTCCCCTCTGA